One genomic window of Mesoplodon densirostris isolate mMesDen1 chromosome 14, mMesDen1 primary haplotype, whole genome shotgun sequence includes the following:
- the TP53I3 gene encoding LOW QUALITY PROTEIN: quinone oxidoreductase PIG3 (The sequence of the model RefSeq protein was modified relative to this genomic sequence to represent the inferred CDS: inserted 5 bases in 4 codons), which yields MLAVHFDKPGGPENLYXEVAQPSPGEGEVLLKVAASSPNRADLLQRQGQYAPPPGASNIWGLEASGHVAEQGPGCQGHWKIGDXSMVLLPSGGQYVTVPEGLLMPIPAGLTMPQAAAIPEAWLTASQLLHLLGNVQAGDSGLIHAGVXVGTAAIQLTQMAGAVPLVTAGSQHKLQMAEKLRAAAGFNYKEEDFSEATLKFSKGAGVNLILDCIGGSYWEKNVNCLALDDRWVLYGLMGGADISGPLFSKLLFKXGSLITSLLRSRDKKYKQMLVKTFTEQILPHFSTGNPQRLLPVLDRVYPITEIQEAHAYMETNKNVGKIVLELPSEGGGAVQDKATSGLPRANLEKIHSTQATGGLEEWHVDCGRQGGGEVGVGTGIAEGITEEARSADAELRGLSQRQGFWQRAPRRPGPHSSPRLLRQLTQAQTHLSQLSSGSTPFCQLPLLWASATGTPPLLKPRPRLSTFRPLKCLSPVLRRSLFLSGDYVSTFWRETVVFRCVRTASGGVWMLMSCF from the exons ATGTTAGCTGTGCACTTTGATAAGCCGGGAGGACCAGAAAACCTTT TTGAagtggcccagcccagcccaggggagGGTGAAGTCCTCCTGAAGGTGGCAGCCAGCTCCCCGAACCGGGCGGACTTACTCCAG AGACAAGGCCAGTatgccccacccccaggagccAGCAACATTTGGGGACTCGAGGCATCTGGACACGTGGCAGAGCAGGGGCCTGGCTGCCAGGGACACTGGAAGATTGGGG CCAGCATGGTTCTGCTGCCTAGCGGGGGCCAGTATGTCACTGTCCCTGAAGGGCTCCTCATGCCCATCCCAGCAGGACTGACCATGCCCCAGGCTGCCGCCATCCCAGAGGCCTGGCTCACCGCCTCCCAGCTGTTACATCTCTTGG GAAATGTTCAGGCTGGAGACTCTGGGCTAATCCATGCAGGGGT AGTGGGCACAGCTGCCATCCAACTTACCCAGATGGCTGGAGCTGTTCCTCTGGTCACAGCTGGCTCCCAGCACAAGCTTCAAATGGCAGAAAAGCTCAGAGCAGCTGCTGGATTCAATTACAAAGAAGAGGATTTTTCTGAAGCAACACTGAAATTCAGCAAAG GCGCTGGAGTCAACCTTATTCTAGACTGCATAGGCGGCTCCTACTGGGAGAAAAATGTCAACTGCCTGGCTCTTGATGATCGCTGGGTTCTCTATGGTCTGATGGGAGGTGCTGACATCAGTGGGCCTCTATTTTCAAAGCTACTCTTTA AAGGAAGTCTGATCACCAGTCTGCTAAGATCTAGGGACAAAAAG TACAAGCAGATGCTGGTGAAGACTTTCACAGAGCAAATTCTGCCCCACTTCTCCACGGGGAACCCTCAACGTTTACTGCCGGTTCTGGACAGAGTCTACCCCATAACTGAAATCCAAGAAGCCCATGCGTACATGGAGACTAACAAGAATGTGGGCAAAATCGTCCTGGAGCTGCCCAGTGAAGGAGGAGGGGCAGTACAGGACAAGGCTACCTCAGGTCTTCCAAGAGCAAACTTGGAGAAAATTCACAGTACTCAGGCGACCGG TGGACTTGAAGAGTGGCACGTGGACTGTGGCCGTCagggtgggggtgaggtgggagtcGGGACTGGCATCGCCGAGGGGATTACAGAAGAGGCCCGGTCAGCTGATGCTGAACTTCGGGGGCTGAGCCAGCGCCAGGGGTTCTGG CAGCGCGCGCCCCGCAGGCCTGGACCCCACTCTAGTCCCCGCCTTCTCCGGCAACTCACCCAGGCGCAAACCCACCTCTCACAACTCTCCTCAGGCTCCACCCCCTTCTGCCAGCTTCCGCTGCTCTGGGCCTCCGCGACCGGAACACCGCCCCTTCTTAAGCCCAGGCCCCGCCTTTCAACCTTCCGGCCTCTTAAGTGTCTCAGCCCCGTTTTGCGCCGGAGTCTTTTCCTGAGCGGAGACTACGTCAGCACGTTTTGGCGTGAGACGGTGGTATTCCGGTGTGTTAGAACAGCTTCCGGCGGGGTCTGGATGTTGATGTCCTGCTTCTGA